The proteins below are encoded in one region of Sulfolobus islandicus Y.N.15.51:
- a CDS encoding slipin family protein, whose product MAINVGDIVGIVFLIIIIIIFIAMSFRVVREWERAVVLRLGRFLRIKGPGIIFLIPFVDRPLIVDLRVNTVEVPPQTILTRDNVTVSVDAVVYYKVVDPQKAVLSVYNYNVAVLNLAQTSLRDIVGQMELDELLSKREEINKRIQEILDVTTEGWGIKVTAVTIRDIRLSQDLLSAMAKQAEAERLRRAKVILSEGERQAASILADASTYYKDNPSALQLRFLETLSDISQRGGLIIVVPAGNEIYPTLGTSAALSTLSKKLQTETK is encoded by the coding sequence TTGGCAATTAATGTAGGAGACATAGTAGGCATAGTATTTCTAATCATTATAATAATCATCTTTATTGCCATGTCATTTAGAGTAGTCAGAGAATGGGAGAGAGCCGTTGTGTTGAGATTAGGGAGATTTTTAAGAATAAAAGGCCCTGGAATCATATTCCTTATACCCTTTGTTGATAGACCATTAATAGTAGATCTAAGAGTAAATACTGTTGAGGTTCCACCTCAAACTATCTTAACTAGAGATAACGTTACTGTAAGTGTAGACGCTGTAGTGTACTATAAAGTGGTTGACCCACAAAAAGCAGTATTAAGTGTTTACAACTATAATGTAGCAGTACTAAATTTAGCTCAAACCTCATTAAGGGATATTGTTGGACAAATGGAATTAGATGAGCTATTAAGTAAAAGGGAAGAAATCAATAAGAGGATACAAGAAATATTAGATGTTACAACTGAAGGGTGGGGAATTAAAGTCACCGCTGTAACTATAAGAGATATTAGATTATCTCAAGATTTGTTATCTGCTATGGCAAAGCAAGCTGAGGCAGAGAGATTAAGAAGAGCGAAGGTAATACTAAGTGAAGGTGAGAGACAAGCTGCAAGTATTTTAGCTGACGCATCTACTTATTACAAGGATAATCCATCAGCATTACAGTTAAGGTTTTTGGAAACATTATCAGATATTTCACAAAGAGGAGGTTTAATAATAGTAGTTCCGGCAGGAAATGAAATATACCCTACTCTAGGTACTAGTGCTGCATTATCAACTCTCTCAAAAAAGTTACAAACTGAAACCAAATAG
- a CDS encoding coiled-coil domain-containing protein, with protein MSCYKRISETASDSSYIYQIFSCISENPLYINRLRFFKQVKDEIDRISKTKQSPEIISLVADWGQGKSTFLDIIEEYAKSKNISVIKVPFVELLSKTEDLLTFRNNIYLIDEVESSVDYFAEYQNEIKDFWSKVKELANSTGNSIVYLSMTPSAYSKIFGTGGLIYNLFSETYPSLLERIRKVSIENPSKLEFLLMLKCMLKMANVKDFKILQYMDLPYWVIDQERRKYVRFFNDILCDNLPNIDRIFNELARSEKGISLNSEGETIKLDTLTKMENELDSQESSNLYRVLMSRIFTDEKLIIKQLEGHVVKGVLLPYLKWIEIFPKGQEYVEDFLLTYYQDDFHVFISDNIESVVYESIDTSKLKENIKKLTLFSKTEAYALSWNFFESVANTNIGGLVVEFKSREIRDKALQFVNTYITDREKELESLEYFMEVLGIKIDSANRTRDYIRFLKIVDRNDKITIILAKPSNEDEIKSLIKEIKESDDIIHGIILIEPQIGKEELSKTLDELSIPLIELKITTPKKRQLLYLLFSKIYGQSRIRLDSIELRLGDLKNSISSLLLKIKDNLNLKQLPIPKNKRLIQSFNWIIFYPSIKMANADEVFDKVNDIINEKFRMYGSKQFHLEDIETSNTFIEDVITYFYNNYIIKIRTNYIDFEDLAGDSLSSFSKLFAGLIRQKYKQEAEDVVFNYIMYYVNPQDTRRKDNKNNPLAFAYQIFNPDKKIGQNPTLDFLVYSSIVSGEVAKYLNKDSIYMKINDQIRKIKEKLDNPYSAYGYFITAKKRGAAVRSLEEMREAIETYEKSCTENKDIRLCYDYLYLSNIYLELLRETEKSVIETDKIVEEISKKLEVVEKAKRYIKINEKIEEIEKVREIVRELKDNFKIHMDKLAKRIQEINERGETESFKRYLDYLLTTIHVEDNSNLYFILFKLLKEALNGIAIVGEELKGTIVDEITSLSKVGIQLNNIETIVNELEKISPELPKLRENVERNTQKITQLIQEIKEVLEEHGFG; from the coding sequence GTGAGTTGTTACAAGAGAATAAGTGAGACTGCCTCTGACTCGTCTTACATCTATCAAATTTTCTCTTGCATTAGCGAGAACCCATTATACATTAATAGACTGAGATTTTTCAAGCAGGTTAAGGATGAGATAGACAGGATATCTAAGACTAAACAGTCCCCAGAAATAATATCCCTTGTAGCCGATTGGGGTCAAGGAAAAAGCACATTCCTTGACATTATTGAGGAATACGCCAAAAGCAAAAATATTAGCGTAATAAAAGTACCTTTTGTAGAACTTTTAAGTAAAACTGAGGACTTGTTAACGTTCAGAAATAACATATATCTTATTGATGAGGTAGAGAGTTCTGTAGATTACTTTGCAGAATATCAAAACGAGATAAAGGATTTTTGGAGTAAGGTAAAGGAATTAGCCAACTCAACCGGAAATTCAATAGTATATCTTTCCATGACTCCTAGTGCATATTCTAAAATATTTGGAACTGGAGGATTAATTTATAACCTATTTTCAGAGACATACCCTTCACTCTTAGAAAGAATAAGGAAAGTTAGTATAGAAAATCCATCTAAATTAGAGTTTCTATTGATGTTAAAATGCATGCTAAAGATGGCTAACGTAAAGGACTTCAAAATACTCCAATACATGGATTTGCCGTACTGGGTAATAGACCAAGAAAGAAGAAAATACGTAAGGTTCTTCAACGATATATTGTGCGACAATCTTCCTAATATAGATAGAATTTTCAACGAACTAGCCAGATCAGAGAAAGGAATTAGCCTAAATTCAGAAGGGGAGACCATCAAGCTAGATACATTGACGAAAATGGAGAACGAATTGGACTCTCAAGAATCAAGTAATTTATATAGAGTGCTAATGAGTAGAATATTCACTGACGAAAAACTAATCATAAAACAATTAGAAGGTCATGTAGTGAAGGGAGTACTACTACCATACCTAAAATGGATTGAGATATTCCCTAAAGGACAAGAATACGTAGAGGACTTCCTTTTAACATACTATCAAGATGACTTTCACGTATTTATATCTGATAATATAGAAAGTGTAGTGTACGAAAGTATAGATACAAGCAAATTAAAGGAGAATATTAAAAAACTAACGCTATTCAGTAAAACTGAAGCCTATGCATTATCTTGGAACTTCTTTGAGAGTGTAGCGAATACGAATATAGGAGGACTAGTAGTAGAGTTCAAGTCTAGGGAAATACGAGATAAAGCTCTACAGTTCGTAAATACATATATTACAGATAGAGAGAAGGAACTTGAATCACTAGAATATTTTATGGAGGTTCTAGGAATAAAAATAGATAGTGCTAACAGAACCAGAGACTACATAAGGTTTTTAAAAATTGTCGATAGAAATGACAAAATTACAATTATTTTAGCAAAACCATCTAACGAGGATGAAATTAAGAGTCTAATAAAAGAGATTAAAGAAAGCGATGATATAATTCACGGAATTATTCTAATAGAGCCTCAAATAGGAAAGGAAGAATTGTCTAAAACTTTAGACGAACTATCAATACCTTTGATCGAACTAAAAATCACCACACCAAAGAAAAGACAGTTATTATATCTACTATTCTCTAAGATCTATGGGCAAAGTAGAATTAGACTGGATTCCATAGAACTAAGACTAGGTGACTTGAAAAATTCGATATCCTCTCTACTGCTAAAAATAAAAGATAACCTTAATTTGAAACAACTTCCAATACCTAAAAATAAGAGATTAATACAATCGTTCAATTGGATAATATTCTACCCTTCAATTAAGATGGCAAACGCTGATGAAGTGTTCGACAAAGTAAATGACATCATTAATGAGAAATTCAGAATGTATGGAAGTAAGCAATTCCATTTAGAGGATATAGAAACATCAAACACATTTATTGAAGACGTTATTACTTACTTCTATAATAATTATATAATAAAGATAAGAACTAATTACATAGATTTCGAAGACTTAGCTGGAGACTCGTTATCCTCATTTTCTAAGCTATTTGCGGGACTTATTAGACAAAAATACAAACAAGAAGCGGAGGATGTTGTATTTAATTATATAATGTACTATGTAAACCCACAAGATACAAGAAGAAAGGATAATAAAAATAATCCTTTAGCCTTCGCTTACCAAATTTTTAATCCTGATAAAAAAATTGGACAAAATCCCACTTTAGATTTCCTAGTTTACTCTTCAATAGTTAGTGGTGAAGTCGCCAAATATTTAAATAAAGATTCAATTTATATGAAAATAAATGACCAGATACGAAAAATAAAGGAAAAACTAGATAATCCATACTCAGCTTATGGATACTTCATAACTGCTAAAAAGAGGGGAGCTGCAGTAAGGAGTCTTGAAGAAATGAGAGAAGCCATAGAAACATATGAGAAATCTTGCACTGAAAATAAGGATATAAGGCTATGTTATGATTATCTCTACCTATCGAATATTTATCTGGAATTATTAAGAGAGACCGAGAAATCAGTAATTGAAACGGACAAGATCGTGGAGGAAATCTCTAAGAAATTAGAAGTTGTGGAAAAGGCTAAAAGATATATTAAGATAAACGAGAAAATAGAGGAAATAGAGAAAGTACGTGAGATAGTTCGAGAACTTAAAGACAATTTCAAAATACACATGGATAAGTTGGCGAAAAGAATTCAGGAGATAAATGAAAGGGGAGAAACGGAGTCTTTCAAAAGATACCTCGATTACTTACTTACTACAATTCATGTCGAAGACAACTCGAATCTTTATTTCATATTATTCAAATTACTGAAAGAGGCACTAAATGGCATAGCAATCGTTGGTGAAGAGTTAAAAGGAACAATAGTAGATGAAATTACATCATTAAGTAAGGTCGGTATTCAATTAAATAATATTGAGACGATTGTAAATGAGTTAGAAAAGATAAGTCCAGAATTACCTAAGTTGAGGGAGAACGTGGAGAGAAACACGCAAAAGATAACGCAATTGATTCAAGAAATAAAGGAGGTTCTAGAAGAACATGGATTTGGATGA
- a CDS encoding tetratricopeptide repeat protein, which produces MKCARSYKMLILPKRLIDILSESMSLKEAYTQYKNRNLNYALKLLDELITQDPDLKEAYSLKGKILFELGKLQEAYENFQKAEDKIGMAKVLIAQGLYRDALTYLDDNSKESSKLRGLIYLKLENYEKALDETKTIEDEDPLIYKIRGISELKLGRYNDAIIDLSFAIEKYPTDAELYFYRALAQRGLGNYKEAESDLEMAINLNPYYAEVYFSLGELKESRGLLQEAVDMYSKTININPLYRSAYVRRAKSLMKLGREDEAYADIRKANELDSS; this is translated from the coding sequence ATGAAGTGTGCAAGATCGTATAAAATGCTTATTTTACCAAAAAGATTAATTGATATATTAAGTGAGAGTATGAGCCTAAAGGAAGCTTATACCCAATATAAAAACAGGAACTTAAATTACGCATTAAAATTATTAGATGAGTTAATCACCCAGGATCCAGATCTAAAGGAAGCCTACTCCCTAAAAGGGAAAATACTCTTTGAACTAGGGAAACTACAAGAAGCTTACGAGAATTTTCAGAAGGCTGAAGATAAAATTGGAATGGCAAAAGTACTTATAGCTCAAGGACTTTATAGAGATGCACTAACATATTTAGATGATAACTCGAAGGAGTCTAGTAAACTAAGAGGACTAATTTATTTAAAATTGGAAAACTATGAAAAAGCCCTAGATGAGACTAAGACTATAGAAGATGAGGATCCTTTAATATATAAGATAAGGGGAATCTCGGAACTTAAATTAGGCAGATATAATGATGCTATAATTGACTTAAGTTTTGCAATTGAGAAATATCCTACTGACGCTGAATTGTACTTTTATAGGGCTTTGGCTCAAAGAGGATTAGGAAACTATAAGGAGGCTGAAAGTGATTTGGAAATGGCAATTAATCTAAACCCATACTATGCAGAAGTATACTTTAGTTTAGGAGAATTAAAGGAAAGTAGGGGATTATTACAAGAAGCAGTGGATATGTACTCGAAAACGATCAATATCAATCCATTATATAGAAGTGCGTACGTAAGGAGAGCTAAATCTCTAATGAAATTAGGAAGAGAAGATGAAGCATATGCTGATATTCGAAAAGCTAACGAACTGGATAGCTCTTAA
- a CDS encoding NfeD family protein yields the protein MAHPVAITLIIIAVLIAILVITGYISDPIIDIPTLALLGFLTYRVINVVIKTRGRNLYSYEGKIGKAVDDIKSGQEGYVIVEGEYWRALALEDIKKNEDIVVVKREGMKLMVRKKVSDIETSRV from the coding sequence GTGGCACACCCAGTAGCAATCACCTTGATAATTATCGCAGTTTTAATCGCAATTTTAGTCATTACTGGTTACATATCCGACCCTATAATAGATATTCCCACGTTGGCCCTACTAGGTTTCTTAACATATCGAGTTATTAATGTTGTTATAAAAACTAGAGGAAGAAACTTATACTCCTATGAGGGAAAAATTGGAAAAGCAGTTGATGATATAAAATCTGGACAAGAAGGGTATGTAATAGTAGAGGGTGAGTATTGGCGAGCCTTAGCTCTAGAGGATATAAAGAAAAACGAAGATATAGTAGTAGTGAAAAGAGAGGGGATGAAACTGATGGTAAGAAAGAAGGTGAGTGATATTGAAACCAGCAGAGTATAA
- a CDS encoding thermopsin family protease translates to MYKVLLIIILLLPLSMPLTIHTISQPSSLAFPSGVTSYPLNTVIYTDFVMGKINISYLNIGSSYLPGGEYFTTGNASLQLNAMVLGKYWAQNVILFHQISNNTFYATPIVNLWNLSGPFSNTTGNSLVYQGLGVICYQGPTFKVNLPLSISLFMEIVNSTLDFGYNINEERGIYFRYPLIGLFQLGGLSLLGLPNDLELVWGGPGGGSVVFMNVSSVANLYYFNGNGLSIVPNAYSIGFDTAEAAFGVKIYSTFPSLFSPIAIETSGLNVPSVLWPIPPHVLVNQTSDRITVKLSISNKSLSGQAVYLETGFPPSVVSSTLTNSSGIAVFPNNNYSFYVVYFPGNFTLSSAYYFSSPILNSLSSKFHSYYQDLLNFLNSAQNSFKKGIKSILSKQETSITTTTLTSTTSSSPQFGVNLYIILYILAFVIGMVISAILIRFKL, encoded by the coding sequence ATGTATAAGGTTCTGCTCATAATAATTCTATTGTTGCCATTATCAATGCCCTTAACAATACATACCATTTCACAACCTTCTTCGCTGGCTTTTCCTTCTGGAGTAACCAGTTATCCTTTGAATACAGTAATCTATACAGATTTCGTTATGGGTAAGATCAATATTTCATATTTAAATATAGGTAGCTCATATTTACCTGGAGGAGAATATTTCACTACTGGGAATGCATCTCTTCAGTTAAATGCTATGGTATTAGGAAAGTATTGGGCACAAAATGTAATCCTATTTCATCAAATATCAAATAATACCTTTTATGCCACACCAATAGTAAATCTTTGGAATCTTTCCGGTCCCTTTAGTAATACAACAGGAAATTCGTTAGTATATCAAGGCCTTGGTGTAATTTGTTATCAAGGTCCAACGTTCAAGGTAAATTTACCCCTTTCCATAAGTCTATTTATGGAAATAGTTAATTCTACATTAGACTTTGGATATAATATAAATGAAGAAAGGGGGATTTACTTCAGATATCCCCTAATAGGCTTATTCCAGTTAGGTGGTCTTTCATTACTAGGGTTGCCAAATGATCTAGAGTTAGTTTGGGGAGGACCAGGTGGTGGAAGTGTGGTTTTTATGAACGTGAGTAGTGTAGCCAATTTGTATTATTTCAATGGCAATGGTTTAAGTATTGTACCCAACGCTTACTCTATTGGATTTGATACCGCAGAGGCGGCATTTGGGGTTAAGATATACTCCACTTTTCCTAGTCTATTCTCGCCTATAGCAATTGAGACAAGTGGGCTTAACGTTCCTTCAGTATTATGGCCAATCCCTCCCCACGTTTTGGTTAATCAGACTAGTGATAGAATCACTGTGAAATTGTCAATAAGTAATAAGTCATTGTCTGGGCAAGCGGTTTATTTGGAAACTGGATTCCCTCCTTCAGTAGTATCTTCTACACTAACAAACTCTTCTGGAATTGCGGTATTTCCTAATAACAATTACTCGTTTTACGTAGTTTATTTTCCGGGTAACTTTACGCTATCTTCGGCATATTATTTTTCCTCGCCAATCCTTAATTCGCTTTCTAGCAAGTTTCATTCATACTACCAAGATTTATTGAATTTCCTTAACTCTGCCCAAAATTCCTTTAAGAAGGGTATAAAGTCTATATTGTCAAAGCAGGAGACTTCCATAACTACTACCACGTTAACTTCCACTACTTCAAGCTCTCCCCAATTTGGGGTCAACTTGTATATTATACTTTACATCTTAGCTTTTGTAATAGGTATGGTTATTTCAGCAATATTAATAAGGTTCAAATTATAG
- a CDS encoding V-type ATP synthase subunit I domain-containing protein, with product MDLDEFIEKLTQYKQNLDVEKLREEDRKITEMIEELEVSKQSLKESLKKLRSLEKKINELNKYEDNLEEIKADIERLGKLNSAEEIIRYVEKIKGKIDSLEKDVEQDLNKIIDDKIKNIEEINDRLKLYAKILYHFLKIQKDVKTFSIPKEKSLSKLNEVEIQAKQHLNELYEIIVNELGKLNLNENEINILIILIDKGEIKISKDNLEEAIKVMKMLVERNISIKVKV from the coding sequence ATGGATTTGGATGAGTTTATAGAAAAATTGACCCAATATAAGCAGAATTTAGACGTAGAAAAGCTTAGAGAAGAAGATAGAAAAATTACTGAGATGATAGAGGAATTAGAGGTATCTAAACAAAGTCTGAAGGAGTCTCTAAAGAAATTAAGGAGCTTAGAGAAGAAGATAAACGAATTAAATAAATATGAAGATAATCTTGAGGAAATTAAAGCAGATATAGAGAGGCTAGGCAAGCTCAATTCCGCAGAAGAAATAATTAGATACGTAGAGAAGATAAAAGGAAAAATTGACAGCTTAGAAAAGGATGTAGAACAAGATCTGAATAAGATAATAGACGATAAGATTAAGAACATCGAGGAAATAAATGATAGACTAAAATTGTATGCGAAAATTTTGTATCATTTTCTTAAAATTCAGAAAGATGTAAAAACTTTTAGTATACCTAAGGAGAAATCACTTTCTAAGCTAAATGAAGTCGAAATACAAGCTAAACAACACCTTAATGAACTATATGAGATTATCGTTAACGAGTTAGGAAAATTAAATCTAAACGAGAATGAGATTAACATACTGATAATACTAATAGACAAAGGCGAAATAAAGATTAGTAAAGATAATTTAGAAGAGGCTATTAAGGTTATGAAAATGCTTGTAGAGAGAAATATTTCGATAAAGGTGAAAGTTTGA
- a CDS encoding ATP-binding protein, with translation MLMEKGEIIGIVLQKSEANELQGLIRADEEINIGQLLLIDDSEKLSLVRVENYEFLNEFFDERGDIAKSILKEPSIYEILDMNTIIKATLHLIKKYDHSTTPKPGSFVRKLPEIKSEKDLLSFYGIKSKKGLIEYGALAGSEIPLLLDLNAITMHIGVFGETGSGKSYNMRYLIKLLSNIKIGDNITALPMIVIDANGDYIDLASTNLDIVSTGRGWIKRYILKDPKEQNDIKLTIDLSIFTPRELSEFIMSLKYGEASYNTLQLNFLEQVLANHDSKEYNTLLGTAIGIENLRNEILTMAQNKDIGITTSTARGIASALEIFKNKVINRLQLVNSSASLTENTLEVIWRNRGLAIIDFSAEGSPGIDVLTKQLIVSYITRLIFNYLTKSKYNGNQRFLGFVIEEAQNYIPSVDYPVNANLTKDVLVTLATQGRKFGASLILVSQRPAFIDKYVLSMINTFFFHRIYHEDVRYVMSASGGLPESLTRNLTSLETGHVIVSGLMSIMKSPALIRIPWDARLGSYAGNVERIDLILSEG, from the coding sequence ATGTTGATGGAAAAGGGAGAGATCATAGGAATAGTACTGCAGAAAAGCGAAGCAAATGAATTGCAAGGGCTAATTAGAGCTGACGAAGAAATAAACATAGGGCAATTGTTATTAATTGATGATTCTGAGAAACTTTCGCTAGTCAGGGTTGAGAATTATGAATTTCTGAACGAGTTCTTTGACGAAAGGGGGGATATAGCTAAGTCAATACTAAAAGAACCATCGATATACGAGATTCTAGATATGAATACAATAATAAAGGCTACTTTGCACTTAATAAAAAAATATGATCATAGCACTACTCCTAAACCGGGTTCTTTCGTAAGAAAACTACCAGAAATAAAGAGTGAAAAAGACCTACTTTCGTTTTATGGTATAAAAAGCAAGAAAGGATTAATTGAGTACGGTGCTTTAGCGGGTTCTGAAATACCATTATTATTAGACCTTAATGCGATAACGATGCATATAGGAGTTTTTGGGGAGACAGGAAGTGGAAAAAGCTATAATATGAGATATTTAATCAAGCTTCTATCCAACATAAAAATAGGAGATAATATCACAGCCTTACCGATGATTGTAATTGATGCGAATGGAGACTACATAGATTTAGCTTCGACAAATCTAGACATCGTATCTACGGGAAGGGGCTGGATAAAAAGGTATATACTAAAGGATCCTAAGGAACAAAATGACATTAAACTCACAATAGATTTGTCCATATTCACTCCTAGAGAATTATCAGAATTCATTATGTCTCTAAAATACGGAGAAGCTTCCTATAACACCTTGCAACTAAATTTCCTAGAGCAAGTACTAGCAAATCACGATAGTAAGGAGTACAATACCCTTCTAGGAACTGCAATAGGAATTGAGAACCTAAGAAATGAGATCCTTACTATGGCTCAAAATAAAGATATAGGAATAACAACAAGCACGGCTAGAGGAATTGCGAGTGCACTAGAAATATTCAAAAACAAGGTGATTAACAGACTACAACTGGTCAACTCTTCTGCATCTTTAACTGAAAATACACTAGAAGTGATTTGGAGGAATAGAGGTTTAGCAATAATAGACTTCTCTGCTGAGGGTTCACCAGGTATAGACGTCCTTACAAAACAGCTTATCGTGAGTTACATAACCAGATTGATCTTCAATTATCTCACAAAATCCAAATATAACGGCAATCAAAGGTTCTTGGGATTTGTAATAGAAGAGGCACAAAACTACATACCTTCTGTTGATTATCCAGTAAACGCCAACTTGACAAAAGACGTATTGGTAACATTGGCAACCCAAGGAAGAAAATTTGGAGCTTCTTTAATTCTCGTAAGTCAAAGACCGGCATTTATAGATAAATACGTATTGTCGATGATTAACACCTTCTTCTTTCATAGAATATATCACGAGGATGTAAGGTATGTGATGTCTGCTTCGGGAGGTTTACCAGAATCGTTGACTAGGAATTTGACATCACTAGAGACTGGACACGTAATAGTAAGTGGGCTTATGTCAATAATGAAAAGTCCAGCATTGATAAGAATACCGTGGGATGCTAGGTTGGGATCATACGCTGGAAACGTGGAAAGAATTGATTTAATTTTAAGCGAAGGGTGA
- a CDS encoding DNA double-strand break repair nuclease NurA — protein MNINEIIKKVNELATKDVDERGKINMATNLIFDDITSNNSELKIGILEEIIDPDHIACAVDGSKYEIELSDVTLILARAVKILGKKKDKKSVPSEIAEDFKIIENYYDKNVISNKSILFMLSLETGLIEKCEDCDVIFVDGPIVDPPTYYEEDVEIENILSLDKLALYRSTVLRRLKGKNKLIMGIVKNFSHRILIKEFLNSYPALIKARENYIISNIMYKYRLEKSEFNKPIFLGWINWDSLINNQIILDDLKGISKAYNQYKKAFNYSLSIYSLYYQYNITSPIVRIDMLSEKEPDFTPIKYLNTWAMQGIREVTLLNKLADELSEINSQDAKKYALLFNLARENYLDMNDKLAELMMRKT, from the coding sequence TTGAATATTAATGAGATAATCAAAAAGGTAAATGAGTTAGCTACCAAGGATGTTGATGAGAGAGGAAAGATAAACATGGCAACTAACTTGATTTTTGACGATATTACATCAAATAATTCGGAATTAAAAATAGGAATACTTGAAGAGATTATAGATCCTGACCACATAGCATGTGCAGTAGATGGAAGTAAATATGAAATAGAGCTAAGTGATGTAACTCTTATCCTAGCTAGAGCTGTGAAGATCTTAGGGAAAAAGAAGGATAAAAAGAGTGTTCCGTCTGAGATAGCTGAAGATTTCAAAATAATAGAGAATTACTATGATAAGAACGTAATATCCAATAAATCCATTCTATTTATGCTTAGTTTAGAAACTGGTTTAATTGAGAAGTGCGAGGATTGTGACGTGATATTTGTCGATGGACCTATAGTGGATCCTCCCACATATTATGAAGAGGACGTTGAGATAGAAAATATCTTATCGCTGGATAAGTTAGCACTATATCGTTCTACAGTACTCAGAAGATTAAAGGGTAAGAACAAATTAATCATGGGAATAGTAAAGAACTTCTCCCATAGAATATTGATCAAGGAATTTTTAAATAGCTATCCGGCGCTGATTAAGGCAAGGGAGAATTACATAATATCTAATATTATGTATAAATATAGACTCGAAAAGTCTGAGTTTAATAAACCAATCTTTCTAGGATGGATAAATTGGGATTCGTTAATAAATAATCAGATAATACTAGATGATCTAAAGGGAATCTCAAAGGCTTATAACCAATATAAAAAGGCATTTAACTACTCACTCTCAATATACTCTCTCTATTACCAGTATAATATAACATCACCAATAGTCAGAATAGATATGTTAAGTGAAAAGGAACCTGACTTTACACCAATTAAATATTTGAACACATGGGCTATGCAAGGTATTAGAGAAGTTACGTTATTGAATAAACTAGCTGACGAACTTTCGGAAATAAATTCACAAGATGCAAAAAAATATGCATTACTATTTAACTTAGCTAGAGAAAACTATTTAGATATGAACGATAAGCTGGCAGAACTAATGATGAGAAAGACGTAA
- a CDS encoding gamma-glutamylcyclotransferase yields MYLFVYGSLRYGFELNHLVAKSRFIGLGYIEGYEMYDLGNYPGIIKGDGIVWGEVYEIDENLIKLLDEVEDYKGSPDDLYVREKARVYFDQKRKYYLDNVYFYRYNREIANDMEKIEDGDYSAWSGMPIIVNYFAYAENTNEKILRQRGVDIMLSEIPAYMKGYRLIFNVPCKYGYCANLLEDENGIICGYLQKVFLHTLNSLDKAEQHLIKYIREVVKVYDRNGKEYFAYAYVSSHKDDREKPSEEYLKMIREGLMRGWGNECVSTGLYDEAGIS; encoded by the coding sequence ATGTACCTATTCGTATATGGAAGTTTAAGATATGGTTTCGAGCTAAATCATCTAGTAGCTAAATCAAGGTTTATAGGCTTAGGTTATATAGAAGGTTATGAAATGTACGATTTAGGAAATTACCCAGGTATAATTAAAGGTGATGGTATAGTTTGGGGAGAAGTTTATGAGATAGATGAAAATTTAATTAAATTACTTGATGAAGTAGAGGATTATAAAGGATCCCCAGATGACTTATATGTAAGAGAAAAAGCTAGGGTATATTTTGATCAGAAAAGAAAATATTACTTAGATAATGTATATTTTTACAGATACAACAGAGAAATAGCAAACGATATGGAGAAAATAGAAGACGGTGATTACTCAGCGTGGAGCGGAATGCCCATAATTGTGAACTATTTTGCGTATGCTGAAAATACTAATGAGAAGATTTTACGTCAGCGTGGAGTTGACATAATGTTAAGTGAAATTCCAGCCTATATGAAAGGCTATAGGCTGATATTTAACGTACCTTGCAAATACGGTTATTGCGCAAACCTACTAGAAGACGAAAACGGCATAATATGTGGATATTTGCAAAAGGTGTTTCTTCATACTTTAAACTCCTTAGATAAAGCCGAACAACACCTAATAAAGTATATTAGAGAAGTTGTGAAAGTTTACGATAGAAATGGTAAGGAGTATTTTGCATATGCCTACGTCTCAAGCCACAAAGATGATAGAGAGAAACCAAGCGAAGAGTACCTAAAAATGATTAGAGAAGGGCTAATGAGAGGATGGGGAAATGAGTGCGTTAGCACTGGATTATATGATGAAGCTGGCATATCTTGA